In Synechococcus sp. CC9616, the following are encoded in one genomic region:
- a CDS encoding FmdB family zinc ribbon protein, whose translation MPVYEFECKSDTCATSYEVWRSIEQRSYDTQCPECGCDGKRLFSPPMMLSTSIRLKTEDKNPKVVRREAQEKINKPRLRSSDSRPWMLNRGC comes from the coding sequence ATGCCAGTTTACGAATTCGAATGCAAGTCTGATACTTGCGCAACCAGTTATGAGGTTTGGAGATCTATTGAACAACGCTCCTACGATACGCAATGCCCCGAATGTGGCTGCGATGGCAAGAGGCTATTCTCTCCACCGATGATGCTATCCACAAGTATTCGATTGAAAACCGAAGATAAAAATCCAAAAGTCGTTCGACGAGAAGCACAGGAAAAAATCAACAAGCCAAGGTTGCGTTCGAGTGATTCCCGTCCATGGATGCTGAATAGAGGTTGTTGA
- the urtE gene encoding urea ABC transporter ATP-binding subunit UrtE, which yields MTQIQTKSHPSATKTILKASGINVYYGESHILRNVDLHIPEGEMICLIGRNGVGKTTFLKTIIGLLEQRSGSIEYDGVFLADQAPYKRARRGIGYVSQGRDIIPRITVKENLMIGMESLPGGMGKNKHIDPIVFELFPILEQFLNRRGGDLSGGQQQQLAIARALLGKPKLLLLDEPTEGIQPSIILDIERAVQRIIKETGISVLLVEQHLHFVKQSSFYYAMQRGGIVSSGPTSQLSDRVIEEFLTV from the coding sequence ATGACTCAAATCCAAACCAAATCACACCCTTCCGCCACAAAAACCATTCTCAAAGCAAGTGGGATAAACGTCTACTATGGAGAAAGCCATATCCTTAGGAATGTAGATCTCCACATACCTGAAGGAGAGATGATTTGTCTCATTGGTCGTAATGGTGTTGGTAAAACTACTTTTCTGAAAACAATTATTGGATTGCTCGAGCAGCGCTCTGGTTCTATTGAATACGATGGAGTATTTTTAGCTGATCAGGCCCCTTATAAGCGTGCTCGACGTGGAATTGGTTATGTCTCACAAGGACGTGACATTATTCCAAGGATCACTGTTAAAGAAAATTTGATGATTGGAATGGAATCACTTCCAGGCGGTATGGGAAAAAATAAGCATATCGATCCAATTGTTTTTGAACTTTTTCCCATCCTTGAGCAGTTTTTAAATCGTCGCGGTGGCGATTTGAGTGGTGGTCAACAGCAGCAGCTTGCTATTGCGAGAGCGTTGCTTGGAAAGCCAAAGCTCCTTTTACTTGATGAACCGACAGAAGGGATTCAGCCTTCTATCATTCTTGATATTGAGAGAGCTGTTCAGCGAATCATCAAAGAAACAGGTATCAGTGTCTTGTTGGTTGAACAGCATCTCCATTTCGTTAAACAGTCAAGTTTCTATTATGCGATGCAACGCGGCGGTATCGTGTCTAGTGGGCCAACTTCACAATTATCAGATCGGGTTATCGAAGAGTTCTTGACGGTTTGA
- the urtD gene encoding urea ABC transporter ATP-binding protein UrtD, which yields MSTPILELSDVSVDFDGFFALTDLSIALEHGELRSIIGPNGAGKTTFLDVITGKVKPTKGSVSLRGSSIVGLSEQKISNLGVGRKFQTPRVFEHLTVARNLELAASPNKAPFQLMFEKLNSTVKDEVHRLMDYVGLAPFAKADAGSLSHGQKQWLAISMLVAQSPDIILLDEPVAGLTDDETNKTAELIKSLAGEHTVVVIEHDMEFIRDLGAPVTVLHQGQKLTEGTLEQVKADPKVIEVYLGQSD from the coding sequence ATGTCCACCCCAATCCTTGAACTAAGTGATGTAAGTGTTGATTTCGATGGATTTTTCGCACTCACAGATCTATCGATTGCTCTTGAGCATGGTGAGTTGCGATCGATTATTGGTCCTAACGGTGCCGGTAAAACGACCTTTCTAGATGTAATCACTGGTAAAGTAAAACCAACCAAGGGTTCTGTTTCATTACGTGGCTCCAGTATTGTAGGGTTATCTGAGCAGAAAATATCAAATCTTGGTGTTGGACGTAAATTTCAAACCCCACGTGTTTTTGAACATCTCACAGTCGCAAGAAATTTAGAATTAGCAGCTTCGCCTAACAAGGCTCCATTCCAATTGATGTTTGAAAAACTCAATAGCACTGTGAAAGATGAGGTGCATCGTTTGATGGACTATGTCGGTCTGGCTCCATTTGCGAAGGCTGATGCAGGTTCTCTTTCTCACGGACAGAAGCAGTGGTTGGCGATCTCGATGCTGGTTGCACAGTCTCCTGACATTATTTTGTTGGATGAACCTGTGGCTGGTTTGACAGACGATGAAACCAATAAAACGGCCGAGTTGATCAAATCTCTAGCCGGGGAACATACCGTGGTTGTTATTGAGCATGATATGGAATTTATTCGCGATCTTGGAGCGCCAGTCACCGTATTGCATCAAGGTCAAAAGTTAACAGAAGGAACTTTGGAGCAAGTTAAAGCTGATCCAAAAGTGATTGAAGTTTATCTCGGCCAATCTGACTAA
- the urtC gene encoding urea ABC transporter permease subunit UrtC has translation MKLFKKLIPWLLLAFAFFVLPAILSQFRLNLFGRYFSLAIVALGIDLIWGYTGLLSLGQGIFFALGGYAIGMHLLLVTQNDFTTGANGLPKFFENYGVDNLPFFWQPFWSFPWTLIAIWLIPAIVAGLVGYLIFRNRIKGVYFSIITQASLMVFYHFFNGQQKLVNGTNGLKTSTTEIFGLIVGSDDAQIIFYRITLILLPFAYLLCKFLTSGRFGDALIGIRDDEARLRSSGFNPVPFKVIVFLVAGGLAGVSGALYTIQSGIVSPQYMAISMSIEMVIWVAVGGRGTLIGPIIGAVLVNYLRSLVSEALPEAWLFVQGGLFIFVVTLMPDGIYGWFKNGGLQTMLAAFGIAKKSPTYPKADLDQGYTG, from the coding sequence ATGAAACTCTTTAAAAAGCTAATTCCCTGGCTCCTTCTTGCTTTTGCCTTTTTCGTTTTACCTGCAATTCTTTCACAATTTCGCTTGAATCTCTTTGGTAGATATTTTTCACTAGCGATTGTTGCTCTAGGTATCGATTTGATCTGGGGATATACAGGTCTCCTCAGTCTGGGTCAAGGAATCTTCTTTGCTCTTGGCGGGTATGCGATTGGTATGCACCTGTTGCTCGTCACCCAGAACGATTTCACGACGGGTGCCAATGGGCTTCCTAAATTCTTTGAGAATTACGGTGTCGACAATCTGCCTTTCTTCTGGCAGCCATTCTGGTCTTTTCCCTGGACTCTGATTGCGATTTGGCTCATACCAGCAATTGTGGCTGGTTTGGTTGGCTACTTGATTTTCAGAAACCGCATCAAAGGTGTGTATTTCTCGATCATCACACAGGCATCGTTGATGGTGTTTTACCATTTCTTCAATGGTCAACAAAAACTTGTTAATGGTACCAATGGGCTGAAAACAAGTACGACTGAAATTTTTGGATTAATTGTGGGTTCTGATGATGCTCAAATTATTTTTTATAGAATTACTTTAATCTTACTTCCGTTTGCTTATCTGCTTTGCAAGTTCCTTACTAGTGGCCGTTTTGGTGATGCCCTCATCGGTATTCGAGACGACGAAGCTCGCTTACGTTCCAGTGGCTTTAACCCTGTTCCTTTTAAGGTCATTGTTTTCTTGGTTGCTGGAGGTTTGGCTGGTGTTTCCGGTGCTTTGTATACCATCCAATCCGGCATTGTTTCACCGCAGTACATGGCCATTTCAATGTCTATTGAAATGGTGATCTGGGTTGCTGTCGGAGGAAGAGGTACCTTGATTGGTCCGATTATTGGAGCTGTTCTTGTTAACTATCTCCGTAGCCTTGTGAGTGAAGCATTGCCAGAAGCATGGTTGTTTGTTCAGGGTGGGTTGTTTATCTTTGTCGTCACACTGATGCCTGACGGAATCTACGGATGGTTTAAGAATGGAGGTTTACAAACAATGCTTGCTGCCTTCGGTATTGCCAAAAAATCACCAACATATCCCAAGGCTGATTTAGATCAGGGGTATACAGGATGA
- the urtB gene encoding urea ABC transporter permease subunit UrtB, with protein MELIFSQLLDGLSIGSVLLLAATGLAIVFGLMGVINLAHGELMMVGAYVTFVTQNMFRPLGEGVFQLYYLFALVFSFVITAIVGVLLERTLIRQLYGRPLETLLATWGVSLVLIQFIRSVSTSMTIGIVVAVVLGFLASRFSPKALKRAAFYPYLSGIFWVVSAIIGFVTITALSGSKALAKPWFGPRNIDVTAPKWLQGSWGSIAGIELPGIRIFIIILSALLLAFVAWFLTKSVWGLRIRSVTQNRQMSNCLGIPTDSVDSITFGIGSGLAGVAGCAITLLGSVGPNLGAAYIVSCFMVIVLGGVGNLVGTVIASMMLGIIQSIIGSGAILIAFPDIPNPASAVIEFFATTSMSYVLIFIFIISFLQFKPTGMFPQKGRSVES; from the coding sequence ATGGAATTAATTTTCTCTCAACTCCTTGATGGCCTGAGTATTGGATCGGTACTCCTCTTAGCAGCGACAGGTCTTGCCATTGTCTTCGGTTTGATGGGCGTTATCAACCTCGCCCACGGCGAGTTGATGATGGTTGGAGCCTATGTGACATTTGTCACGCAGAACATGTTTCGTCCGTTAGGCGAGGGTGTTTTTCAGCTGTACTACCTATTTGCATTGGTTTTTTCCTTTGTGATTACAGCAATCGTCGGTGTTTTGCTGGAGCGCACGTTGATTCGCCAGTTGTATGGGCGCCCTCTCGAAACGCTCCTTGCAACCTGGGGTGTGAGTTTGGTTTTGATTCAGTTCATCCGTAGTGTTTCTACGAGCATGACGATTGGAATCGTTGTGGCTGTTGTACTTGGATTCTTAGCGTCACGTTTTTCACCAAAAGCGCTCAAACGTGCTGCTTTTTATCCATATCTTTCTGGAATTTTTTGGGTTGTTTCTGCAATTATTGGATTCGTAACCATTACCGCCTTATCTGGTTCAAAAGCATTAGCAAAGCCCTGGTTTGGACCACGAAATATTGATGTGACTGCACCGAAATGGTTGCAGGGAAGTTGGGGTTCCATTGCCGGTATTGAGCTACCAGGCATCAGAATTTTTATCATTATCCTTTCAGCACTTCTTCTGGCTTTTGTTGCTTGGTTCTTAACCAAAAGCGTTTGGGGACTGCGTATACGATCGGTGACTCAGAACAGGCAGATGAGTAATTGTCTGGGCATTCCTACAGATAGTGTTGACAGCATCACGTTTGGTATTGGTTCTGGCCTGGCAGGAGTTGCTGGATGTGCAATCACTTTGCTTGGATCAGTTGGCCCAAATCTTGGAGCTGCTTATATCGTTTCCTGCTTCATGGTGATTGTTTTGGGAGGAGTTGGCAACTTGGTGGGAACGGTGATCGCATCCATGATGTTGGGCATTATTCAATCAATTATCGGCTCAGGTGCCATCTTGATTGCATTCCCTGATATTCCTAATCCTGCATCTGCAGTTATTGAGTTCTTCGCCACCACAAGTATGTCTTATGTGCTGATATTCATCTTTATTATTTCGTTCCTTCAATTCAAGCCTACAGGTATGTTCCCCCAGAAGGGACGATCTGTTGAATCCTGA
- the urtA gene encoding urea ABC transporter substrate-binding protein yields the protein MTSALSKRLLAAFAATAVGVTITACGGGGGGGDTASDGGGGAEFDGEIKVGILHSLSGTMAISETTLKEVEELAIKEINESGGVSVDGKSYKIVYTSEDGASDWPTFAEKSQKLIDADGVAVVFGGWTSASRKAMLPVYEAKDHFLFYPIQYEGQECSKNIFYTGAVPNQQAEPAVDWLFEQFADKYGKKVYLVGSDYVYPRTANTIIKEQVKSLGGETVGEDYIPLGNTEVAPIIAKIKKEFPDGGIIINTLNGDSNVALFKQFKAAGITPDKYPIMSFSIAEEEIRQIGPEYVGDTYAAWNYFMSLGTEASNTFNDAFLAEYGDERVTNDPMESAYNMVYLWKAAVEKAGTFEDLDAVRNALIGIKLDAPQGPIEMYPNHHISQTVRIGQAKENGQFEILWDSKTPVAPITWNQYVPETKGFKCDWTLDRPDAGKFKMDT from the coding sequence ATGACTTCTGCACTATCAAAGCGTTTGCTGGCAGCGTTTGCTGCGACAGCAGTTGGCGTAACCATCACCGCCTGTGGCGGAGGTGGCGGCGGCGGTGACACCGCTAGCGATGGCGGCGGTGGCGCCGAATTTGATGGAGAGATCAAAGTTGGCATCCTTCATTCCCTCAGTGGAACGATGGCCATCTCCGAAACAACCTTGAAAGAGGTCGAGGAACTTGCCATCAAGGAGATCAACGAGTCAGGCGGTGTTTCCGTTGACGGCAAGAGCTACAAGATCGTTTACACCTCTGAAGACGGTGCCTCTGATTGGCCCACCTTCGCTGAGAAATCTCAGAAGCTGATCGACGCTGATGGTGTCGCCGTTGTCTTCGGTGGTTGGACGTCTGCCAGCCGTAAGGCCATGCTTCCCGTGTATGAAGCAAAAGATCACTTCCTCTTCTACCCGATTCAGTACGAAGGTCAGGAGTGCTCCAAGAACATCTTCTATACAGGTGCAGTTCCGAACCAGCAGGCAGAACCTGCTGTGGATTGGCTCTTCGAGCAGTTTGCCGACAAATACGGCAAGAAGGTTTACCTCGTGGGCTCCGACTACGTCTACCCACGCACAGCAAACACCATCATCAAAGAACAGGTGAAGAGCCTCGGTGGTGAAACCGTCGGTGAGGACTACATTCCTCTTGGCAACACAGAAGTTGCTCCGATCATCGCCAAGATCAAGAAGGAGTTCCCTGATGGCGGAATCATCATCAATACATTGAACGGCGACTCCAACGTCGCACTGTTCAAGCAGTTCAAGGCTGCGGGTATCACTCCTGATAAGTACCCGATCATGTCCTTCTCCATCGCAGAAGAGGAGATCCGTCAGATCGGACCTGAGTATGTGGGTGACACGTATGCCGCCTGGAACTACTTCATGTCCCTCGGAACCGAGGCTTCCAATACGTTCAACGATGCATTCCTTGCGGAGTATGGCGACGAACGGGTGACCAACGACCCGATGGAATCGGCCTACAACATGGTTTATCTGTGGAAGGCTGCCGTTGAGAAAGCAGGTACCTTCGAGGATCTTGATGCTGTCAGAAATGCACTGATCGGTATCAAACTCGATGCTCCTCAGGGCCCGATTGAGATGTATCCCAATCACCACATCTCTCAGACGGTTCGTATCGGACAAGCAAAAGAGAATGGTCAGTTTGAGATCCTCTGGGATAGCAAAACCCCCGTTGCACCGATCACCTGGAACCAGTACGTGCCTGAAACCAAAGGCTTCAAGTGCGACTGGACTCTTGATCGCCCTGACGCTGGAAAGTTCAAAATGGACACCTGA
- the ureG gene encoding urease accessory protein UreG, with translation MSSKLRLGVAGPVGSGKTALVEALCRRLRNQLQLAVVTNDIYTQEDALFLTRAGALEPDRIRGVETGGCPHTAIREDCSINRAAVAELETQFPHLDVVLVESGGDNLAASFSPELVDLCIYVIDVAAGDKIPRKGGPGITKSDLLVINKIDLAPMVGADLSVMERDTDRMRGNRPWCFTNLSNGEGFEKVVAFVLQQLPNTAA, from the coding sequence ATGAGCAGCAAGCTGCGTCTCGGTGTGGCTGGTCCTGTGGGATCTGGAAAGACGGCTCTTGTGGAGGCTCTTTGCCGCCGCTTGCGAAACCAGCTTCAGCTCGCCGTTGTCACCAACGACATCTACACCCAGGAGGATGCCCTCTTTTTGACGCGAGCCGGTGCTCTGGAGCCGGATCGCATCCGAGGCGTGGAGACAGGTGGTTGTCCTCACACCGCGATTCGCGAGGACTGTTCTATTAATCGTGCCGCCGTGGCGGAACTCGAAACACAGTTCCCCCACCTGGATGTGGTGTTAGTGGAAAGCGGTGGCGACAATCTCGCCGCCAGCTTCAGTCCAGAGCTGGTGGATTTGTGCATTTACGTCATTGACGTGGCTGCCGGTGACAAGATTCCCCGAAAAGGTGGACCGGGAATCACCAAATCCGATCTGCTGGTCATCAACAAGATTGATTTGGCTCCCATGGTTGGGGCTGATTTGTCTGTGATGGAACGGGATACCGACCGAATGAGAGGCAACAGGCCGTGGTGCTTCACAAATCTGTCGAATGGTGAGGGTTTCGAAAAAGTCGTCGCGTTTGTGTTGCAACAGTTACCGAATACAGCCGCTTGA
- a CDS encoding urease accessory protein UreF, whose product MSALSLLQLVSPALPVGAFSYSEGLEVLIQAATLSDERQIQDWLEAELRHGALRLEAAALKGLSDALRQWRAHGDQQARQWLIDQDSWLLANRESSEVRSQQTQMGASLFQLIKEMGHPLPQATPLSWPSAWAWSAVALDVSQSDMVEGYLYGWVANQLSAAVRLLPLGPSRAQVVQQRLLPLISEQAVWLQLQDPRQLWSHGVGASMAQLAHAELYSRLFRS is encoded by the coding sequence ATGTCGGCACTGTCCCTGCTGCAGCTTGTGAGTCCGGCCTTGCCGGTTGGTGCCTTCAGTTACTCCGAAGGTCTGGAGGTACTGATTCAGGCCGCCACTCTCAGCGATGAGCGTCAGATTCAGGACTGGCTGGAAGCTGAACTGCGGCATGGGGCGCTTCGCCTCGAGGCGGCAGCGCTTAAGGGCCTGTCGGATGCCCTGCGGCAATGGAGGGCTCACGGTGATCAGCAAGCACGGCAGTGGCTGATCGATCAGGACTCCTGGTTGCTGGCGAACCGTGAGTCTTCTGAGGTGCGCTCGCAGCAGACCCAGATGGGTGCATCGCTGTTTCAGCTGATCAAGGAGATGGGGCATCCGCTGCCCCAGGCGACGCCGCTGAGCTGGCCATCAGCATGGGCCTGGTCCGCAGTCGCGCTGGACGTCTCCCAGTCCGACATGGTTGAGGGTTATCTCTACGGATGGGTGGCCAATCAGCTCAGTGCGGCGGTGCGGTTGCTGCCACTGGGTCCCTCCAGGGCGCAGGTCGTGCAGCAACGCCTGCTGCCGCTCATCTCTGAGCAGGCTGTCTGGCTGCAGTTGCAGGACCCCAGGCAGCTCTGGAGCCACGGGGTCGGTGCATCGATGGCTCAGCTTGCCCATGCTGAGTTGTACTCACGTTTGTTTCGAAGTTGA
- the ureE gene encoding urease accessory protein UreE: MGETVIVLERCHGQRSGAAHGMQLPLTAEQRTSLRGRRRTLCGQEVLLQLPRQGPLAPGDLLSDSQDFNLVRVMAAKEKLLEVRAESPLQLLQAAYHLGNRHVALDLQPDRLLLLDDPVLASMLLGRGLQVRSCEQPFQPEGGAYEQHYH, translated from the coding sequence ATGGGCGAGACGGTGATTGTGCTTGAGCGGTGTCACGGTCAGCGCTCGGGCGCTGCACATGGCATGCAGCTGCCGCTTACGGCTGAGCAGCGCACGTCGTTGCGAGGTCGTCGTCGCACGCTCTGTGGTCAGGAGGTGTTGTTGCAATTGCCAAGGCAGGGCCCTTTGGCTCCCGGTGATCTTCTTTCCGACAGTCAGGATTTCAATCTTGTTCGTGTGATGGCTGCGAAGGAGAAGCTTCTGGAGGTGAGGGCGGAGTCGCCTCTGCAATTGCTTCAAGCTGCCTATCACCTGGGCAATCGCCACGTGGCGCTGGACCTGCAGCCGGATCGACTGCTGCTTCTGGATGATCCCGTACTGGCGTCGATGCTGCTGGGACGAGGCCTGCAAGTGCGCTCCTGTGAGCAGCCATTCCAGCCGGAGGGCGGAGCCTATGAACAGCACTATCACTGA
- a CDS encoding urease accessory protein UreD encodes MNGPDPWHGSCQLQFLRTEHGTIHQGGCSAPFKLLRSDQGDDGRCELPLLHTAGGLVGGDRLNIDLTLRPNSRALITSVAAQKVYGSVGRSQLHPQGAWSYQSVTGSLQPGSDLEWLPQELVLYADALLEQQLRVTLPLDASFLSAEIVRLGRTAAGESLERGCWRSSLALQRSDGDDHHWEMVDRLELGGSSLESVHGLAGAPVFGTLVWAAPMHLDKTTMTSLLEGAREDRCGLAGVMHCGALRQGLVARYTGHSSRDARFWFSRIWSRTRSLRGLQPARIPRVWPLQEEPLRRQTFTSNAQTATAGTN; translated from the coding sequence ATGAACGGCCCTGACCCGTGGCATGGCTCCTGCCAGCTGCAGTTCCTCAGAACAGAGCATGGAACCATCCACCAAGGTGGCTGCAGCGCACCTTTCAAGTTGCTCAGGTCAGATCAGGGGGACGATGGCCGCTGCGAACTGCCGTTGCTCCACACGGCCGGCGGACTGGTCGGCGGTGATCGTCTCAACATCGATCTGACGCTCAGGCCCAACAGCCGAGCACTGATCACCAGCGTTGCCGCTCAAAAGGTGTACGGCTCAGTGGGACGCAGCCAGCTGCATCCGCAAGGCGCTTGGTCTTACCAGAGCGTGACGGGCTCACTACAACCCGGCAGCGACCTGGAGTGGTTACCCCAGGAACTTGTGCTCTACGCCGACGCACTGCTGGAGCAGCAACTCAGGGTGACATTGCCTCTGGATGCCTCATTTCTCAGTGCAGAGATCGTGCGCCTGGGACGGACCGCGGCGGGCGAGAGCCTCGAGCGAGGCTGCTGGAGATCCAGCCTGGCCTTGCAGCGCAGTGATGGCGATGACCACCACTGGGAGATGGTTGATCGACTGGAGCTGGGCGGCAGCAGTCTCGAGAGCGTGCACGGCCTTGCCGGTGCACCGGTCTTCGGAACCCTGGTTTGGGCAGCACCGATGCATCTCGACAAAACAACGATGACCTCCTTGCTCGAAGGGGCCCGGGAGGATCGCTGCGGCCTCGCAGGAGTGATGCACTGCGGTGCACTGCGACAGGGATTGGTCGCCCGGTACACCGGCCACTCCAGCCGTGATGCACGATTCTGGTTCAGCCGGATCTGGTCCCGAACCAGATCCCTGCGAGGACTTCAGCCAGCCCGAATTCCACGTGTCTGGCCTTTGCAGGAAGAGCCGTTACGACGACAAACGTTCACATCAAACGCTCAAACGGCAACAGCAGGGACAAACTGA
- a CDS encoding urease subunit gamma, with protein sequence MYLSPQEKDKLLIVTAALLAERRLGRGLKLNHPEAVAWLSFLVLEGARDGRTVAELMQDGSTWLSKNQVMEGVSELVHEVQIEAVFPDGTKLVTLHDPIR encoded by the coding sequence ATGTATCTCAGTCCGCAGGAAAAGGACAAGCTCCTGATCGTGACCGCTGCACTACTGGCGGAACGCCGCCTTGGCAGGGGCCTAAAGCTCAACCATCCCGAAGCTGTGGCCTGGCTCAGCTTTCTTGTTCTCGAAGGTGCCCGTGATGGCCGAACCGTTGCCGAACTGATGCAGGACGGCAGCACCTGGCTGAGCAAGAACCAGGTGATGGAGGGGGTCTCCGAACTGGTGCACGAGGTGCAGATCGAAGCGGTCTTCCCGGACGGCACCAAGCTCGTCACCCTGCACGATCCGATTCGCTGA
- a CDS encoding urease subunit beta has protein sequence MSPLTPGELLAEPGELELNAGRPVTTIHVANSGDRPVQVGSHFHFFEANAALQFDRAAARGQRLDIPAGTAIRFEPGDSRDVNLIPFAGDRRAIGFNGQINGPLDA, from the coding sequence ATGTCACCCTTGACTCCCGGCGAACTGCTCGCTGAACCAGGCGAACTCGAACTCAATGCGGGACGCCCTGTCACCACCATCCACGTCGCCAACAGCGGCGACCGTCCGGTGCAGGTGGGATCCCACTTCCATTTCTTTGAAGCCAACGCTGCCCTGCAGTTCGATCGTGCAGCCGCTCGCGGACAGCGGCTCGACATTCCAGCCGGAACGGCGATTCGATTTGAACCGGGTGACAGCCGTGACGTGAATCTGATCCCCTTCGCCGGCGATCGGCGTGCCATCGGCTTCAACGGCCAAATCAACGGACCCCTCGACGCCTGA
- the ureC gene encoding urease subunit alpha, with amino-acid sequence MPFRISRQAYAETYGPTTGDRLRLADTELILEVEKDFTVYGDEVKFGGGKVIRDGMGQAQTSRADGAVDTVITNALILDWWGIVKADVGLKDGRIVGIGKAGNPDTQEGVTVVVGPGTEAIAGEGHILTAGGIDTHIHFICPQQIETALASGVTTLMGGGTGPATGTNATTCTPGAFHIGRMLQAAEGLPVNLGFFGKGNASTAEALEEQVRAGACGLKLHEDWGTTPAAIDACLSVADRMDVQVCIHTDTLNEAGFVEDTIAAIKGRTIHTFHTEGAGGGHAPDIIKICGEANVLPSSTNPTRPYTRNTLEEHLDMLMVCHHLDPKIPEDVAFAESRIRRETIAAEDILHDLGAFSIIASDSQAMGRVGEVITRTFQTAHKMKVQRGALPEDNARNDNHRLKRYIAKVTINPALAHGISSQVGSVETGKLADLVLWKPGFFGIRPDLVLKGGSIVWAQMGDANASIPTPGPVHGRPMFGAFGKALASSCLTFVSQAAMDQDIQRQLGLERTCMAVQDTRSIGKNGLKLNSALPSVSVDPQTYEVFADGTLLTCDPAEELPMAQRYLLL; translated from the coding sequence ATGCCTTTCCGCATCTCCCGCCAGGCCTACGCCGAAACCTATGGACCCACCACCGGGGATCGGCTTCGACTCGCCGACACCGAGTTGATCCTCGAAGTGGAAAAGGACTTCACCGTCTACGGCGATGAAGTGAAATTCGGCGGCGGCAAGGTGATCCGTGACGGCATGGGCCAGGCCCAGACCTCACGAGCTGACGGTGCCGTCGACACCGTGATCACCAATGCCCTGATCCTCGATTGGTGGGGCATTGTGAAAGCCGATGTCGGCCTCAAAGACGGCCGCATCGTCGGCATCGGAAAAGCTGGAAACCCCGATACCCAGGAGGGGGTCACTGTTGTTGTGGGCCCTGGAACCGAGGCAATCGCTGGAGAAGGTCACATCCTGACTGCCGGCGGCATCGACACTCACATCCATTTCATCTGCCCCCAGCAGATCGAAACCGCCCTCGCCAGTGGCGTCACCACTCTGATGGGCGGCGGCACCGGTCCAGCCACCGGCACGAACGCCACGACCTGTACACCCGGCGCCTTCCACATCGGCCGCATGCTTCAGGCGGCTGAGGGTCTGCCGGTGAACCTCGGATTCTTTGGGAAAGGCAACGCCAGCACAGCAGAGGCTCTGGAAGAACAGGTTCGAGCCGGTGCCTGTGGCCTGAAGCTGCATGAGGACTGGGGCACCACGCCAGCAGCAATCGATGCTTGTTTGTCCGTGGCTGATCGAATGGATGTGCAGGTGTGCATTCACACCGACACCCTGAATGAAGCCGGCTTCGTCGAAGACACGATCGCCGCCATCAAGGGACGGACGATCCACACCTTCCACACCGAAGGGGCTGGCGGTGGCCATGCCCCGGACATCATCAAGATCTGCGGGGAAGCGAACGTTCTTCCCAGCAGCACCAATCCCACCAGGCCCTACACCCGCAACACACTCGAGGAGCACCTCGACATGCTGATGGTGTGCCACCACCTCGACCCGAAGATTCCCGAGGACGTGGCCTTTGCTGAATCACGGATCCGCCGCGAAACCATTGCCGCCGAGGACATCCTCCATGACCTGGGAGCGTTCTCGATCATTGCCAGCGACTCACAGGCGATGGGCCGGGTGGGTGAGGTGATCACCCGCACCTTCCAGACCGCTCACAAGATGAAGGTTCAGCGCGGCGCGCTTCCGGAAGACAACGCACGCAACGACAACCATCGCCTCAAGCGCTACATCGCCAAGGTGACGATCAATCCAGCCCTGGCCCATGGCATCAGCAGCCAGGTGGGGTCCGTCGAAACCGGCAAGCTGGCGGATCTTGTGCTCTGGAAACCAGGCTTTTTCGGGATCCGACCGGACCTGGTCCTCAAGGGCGGCTCGATCGTCTGGGCTCAGATGGGCGATGCCAATGCCTCCATTCCCACGCCGGGGCCAGTCCACGGGCGTCCCATGTTCGGCGCCTTCGGCAAAGCCCTGGCCTCCAGTTGTCTCACCTTTGTGAGCCAGGCAGCGATGGACCAGGACATCCAACGTCAACTCGGGCTTGAACGGACCTGCATGGCGGTGCAGGACACACGGAGCATCGGGAAAAACGGCCTGAAACTTAATTCAGCATTGCCTTCCGTGAGTGTGGACCCGCAGACCTATGAGGTCTTCGCTGACGGAACGCTGCTCACCTGTGATCCCGCGGAGGAACTTCCGATGGCCCAGCGCTATCTGCTGCTTTGA